GCCATATCTGTATGACAAAACATTTCAAAGATATTTTTGTAAATCCATTTAGGTACATCGGTACATATTTGCTTTCATCCACATACTGAAATGTAAAAAGGATGAAGCAAAGCTGTCAACCTTTTGTCATATTGTTTGTTCTTATAACTCAATTGTAAAGATCAAACTTGTTAACAGATAGTGGAGGGAAGAAACTGAAGAAAGCTTGCAGAAGCTACAACCAAATTCAGCTACAACACAGACAGAAACATCAAACAATGAACAGGACAACTGGGAAAATTCCACACAGAAACATCAGTATAAAGAATGAGTCATGACTCCAACATCTAAGACGGCATCATCTTTGGAAACATGATACTGGTGGAGTTGAAACTTACAGGATagaaaattcaacaaaaaaaattaaaacaaagccaTCCTGTGTCTCAAAGTCAAGGCTCAACATCATAAGAAATATACATACCAAACTTATAAGTCGTTGATAAAATTAATTCTTGACAATAAGGATACTAGTTGGTGCTTACAGGTAAGGGGTTTGTGGAAATGAATTGGTCAAAAAAGAATAAATTATCCTGAAGATCAGTGCAAGCAGATTTATATAACTATCATGCATAAGATAACTCATGGTTACATACATTAGATATATAATATACGGCCGTCAAAATTTGGTTGAATGGAAATAGTACAAGCCACAAATTTCtttcaactcaatttcaaacatgATCCACAGAAAATTGATGACAATTCagtgtcttattattattttctaaaagAAAATCAGTAGCTTATTGGGTTAATATACTCGATTCAATTGAAGTGAAAATTTCATAGATCGATTTTCACTATGGGTTTTTTCTATACTTAAAGTTAGAGCTGATAATTTTTCAGAGTGTTCTGGAACCTAATTCACACCTTGAAAAAACATTTGGAGGTCCAAAGATACGTGACGAAGAAAGTTCTCTTTTCAAGGAGAACTTTTTTTATGTCCTATGAAATTTAGAGGTGAGATCTTTCAGGTTTCTTCATCAATAAGGAAAAACGTGAGAATTGAAAGGTCTCTTGGTGAGAGCATTAATTTATctgcattttattttcttttatttaatattatatacAGGTAGGTCACCAAGTAGATTTATGATGTTCCATTGaggaagaaatattttaattgtgTGAACTTAGTGGTAAAGATTACTTCGTAGTTGATCTAAAATAGTGTAGGTCTGATCTATCGTTCAAAGCAGAATATTTTGACAAGTGGTGCTAAAAGCAGAGTTCAATACTATCCACAATGTTTGAGACGACTTGATGCCAATACTGTTTTCTATGAAAAAGAATCAATTGTTCTTCGAGTTGTTCATCGTGATAATTTCACAAAATCGAGCATATTGTATAGTGTGAGATGGGATGGATCATTGACGGCATATATCTCATAGCTGATCCTATTAAACATGCATTAATTTACATGTAATGTGGCACAGCAGCATCTCACCTCATGCAAAGTAAAGAAGCAAGAGAAGGTAAGTATAGAACAGTCTTAGTTACCGCTAAAAATGAGCAAGCTGCAGGTAGAAGGCCAGATCAAGCCGGTGCACGGGAGCATCTGGAAGTCGCCTCGCCGCATGGGTTCTCCGGCGCCAGGACCTCCGGCTCCGGATCCGCGTTCAAGTCGAGACACGGCGGCGGCAAATCGTGGTCCTCCTCGACCTCCCTCTCCGCCGACGCCCCGCGATCGGCCTCGACCATGGCAGCGTCGGGCCGCACGAAATCCTCCAGCGCGAACGCTGGCGTCCAGCGTGGTGGCGCCGGGGCCATCGCCTTTCTGGCAGCGGCGATCGAGCGCGTGGCGTCGCGCATCCGACAGAGGATGGAGAAGAACTCCTCGACATCGTTGTCGTTCGCTTGGGGATGCTCCTCAGCTGGGCGGAGATTTGAGGAGGGGAGGCGGCGGTCGTCGTCGTCGCCGCCGCGGCGCTTCCGCTTGGCGGATTCCATCTAACGGGGGACTGACGGCGTTTCGCCCTTTCTAGGTAAAAGGCGGAGATACGGCGACGGCGTTAGTA
This region of Zingiber officinale cultivar Zhangliang chromosome 9A, Zo_v1.1, whole genome shotgun sequence genomic DNA includes:
- the LOC122021547 gene encoding protein NEGATIVE REGULATOR OF RESISTANCE-like; its protein translation is MESAKRKRRGGDDDDRRLPSSNLRPAEEHPQANDNDVEEFFSILCRMRDATRSIAAARKAMAPAPPRWTPAFALEDFVRPDAAMVEADRGASAEREVEEDHDLPPPCLDLNADPEPEVLAPENPCGEATSRCSRAPA